A stretch of Fundicoccus culcitae DNA encodes these proteins:
- a CDS encoding hemolysin family protein: MMKGVLKLNRRSVREIMVPRNKAFMIDIEDDKAENHELIVNSTYSRIPIYEGDKDVILGILLVKDYLRANLLADSYEDIDIKDLAHDSINVPETLLLDDAMTQMQTSNNHIAIVKDEYGQTAGIVSLEDIIEEIVGEIYDEYDNPMHQDMIDVTSENTWTVKGLMNLNDFNEYFETVLTSNEADTVGGYFTHISGIIPSQDTIGSTLTVENYQIELMEVSEATATLLKVTRLAGTEPSDAESPQ; this comes from the coding sequence ATGATGAAAGGTGTCTTAAAACTTAACCGCCGCAGTGTGCGTGAAATTATGGTACCGCGTAACAAAGCCTTTATGATTGATATTGAAGATGACAAAGCTGAAAACCATGAATTAATTGTTAATTCTACCTATTCGCGAATACCCATTTATGAAGGTGACAAAGACGTTATCTTGGGAATCTTGTTAGTTAAAGATTACTTACGCGCCAACCTCTTAGCCGATTCTTATGAAGATATCGACATAAAAGACTTAGCCCATGACTCTATCAATGTTCCTGAGACCCTCTTATTAGATGATGCCATGACCCAAATGCAAACTTCTAATAACCATATAGCAATCGTTAAAGATGAATACGGCCAAACCGCTGGTATCGTCAGCCTAGAAGATATTATTGAAGAAATCGTCGGTGAAATTTACGACGAATACGATAATCCAATGCACCAAGACATGATTGATGTAACCAGTGAAAACACTTGGACAGTCAAAGGTTTAATGAATCTGAATGATTTCAACGAATATTTTGAAACGGTCCTGACCAGTAATGAAGCCGATACAGTTGGAGGCTACTTCACGCATATTTCTGGCATTATCCCAAGTCAAGATACCATCGGATCAACCTTAACCGTCGAAAACTACCAAATTGAACTGATGGAAGTCAGTGAAGCCACTGCAACCCTCCTAAAAGTTACTCGTTTAGCAGGGACTGAACCCTCAGACGCAGAATCCCCTCAATAA
- the treR gene encoding trehalose operon repressor, producing the protein MNKFEKIYLDLEAKIKDNTYQIGSSLPTENSLANTYGVSRETIRKTLKLLTENGYIQKQHGRRSVVLNHTLYSFPISGLISYKELQKDQGFKSETHLIKNELVSVPPSLCGKYDLAEDELFIHLIRARKINGETVIIDEDYIRQSIVATIPDEVALDSIYQYFEEELGLKIDYAKKEFTAEKANELDQELMHLKDTDYIINVESHVFLEDMTFFQLTSSRHHLERFRFSEFARRRHHF; encoded by the coding sequence TTGAATAAGTTTGAAAAGATATATTTAGATTTAGAAGCAAAGATTAAAGATAATACTTATCAGATTGGGAGTTCTTTACCCACTGAAAATAGTTTAGCGAACACTTATGGTGTTTCGCGTGAAACGATTCGCAAAACCTTAAAGTTATTAACTGAAAATGGTTATATTCAAAAACAACATGGACGCCGATCCGTTGTGCTGAACCATACACTTTACTCGTTTCCCATCTCAGGTTTGATTAGTTATAAGGAATTACAAAAAGATCAAGGCTTTAAATCCGAAACCCATCTCATTAAAAATGAATTGGTGTCAGTCCCACCTTCTTTATGTGGCAAGTATGATTTGGCAGAAGATGAATTATTCATTCATTTAATCCGAGCTCGGAAAATAAACGGTGAAACGGTGATTATTGACGAAGACTATATTCGTCAGTCAATCGTAGCAACAATACCCGATGAAGTTGCCCTTGATTCTATTTACCAATATTTTGAAGAGGAATTAGGGTTGAAAATCGATTATGCCAAAAAAGAATTTACCGCAGAAAAAGCCAATGAACTTGATCAAGAATTGATGCATTTAAAGGATACGGACTATATCATTAATGTTGAAAGCCATGTGTTCTTGGAAGATATGACCTTCTTTCAATTGACGAGCTCACGCCATCATTTAGAACGTTTTCGCTTTTCAGAATTTGCTCGTCGTCGCCACCACTTTTAA
- a CDS encoding GerMN domain-containing protein has translation MNKYYFIYLIIFSIFLVGCSSEPMIRISDENQAIMESKRQASIEEQQRADELAALEDQASVEESASQTPADSQDQVSIEEEAVDVTILDPTQWSTAAEGTIWELNAFIPYQVNQIRQFAPNPSITYVDFTNDTQTAWQVREFGGNQQAIHLIELQTEQITQVTLTQSTRPFVNYLSTLANQTENSQILLQAPVTVGTTWTNTDGSSGTITALYDAIDLNGQTYPHVVEVTTSTSAGDERRYYGADQGLLLVLSDTDSMVVDSITDNVQIVVSYPIWTPNEAQNQTALLVPATANFNWQTNSSAASIFTQLFRNQNWIDDTVSINSIQLMEDAVTIDFTPGVVAAMNRHPATEQGVIPAIVTTMSDLFNVTNVILTVNGNGLLPDTLPYPTAGSWQVNPAWLSETTP, from the coding sequence ATGAATAAATATTACTTTATATATTTAATAATTTTTTCAATTTTTTTGGTTGGATGTAGTAGTGAACCGATGATTCGTATTAGTGATGAAAATCAGGCAATCATGGAATCTAAGCGTCAAGCATCCATAGAGGAACAACAGCGAGCCGATGAATTGGCTGCGTTAGAAGATCAAGCTTCGGTTGAAGAATCAGCTAGTCAAACGCCAGCGGATAGTCAAGACCAAGTTTCAATTGAAGAAGAGGCCGTGGATGTTACCATCCTTGATCCGACTCAATGGTCAACAGCAGCTGAGGGTACCATTTGGGAACTGAATGCATTCATCCCTTATCAGGTTAACCAAATCCGACAGTTTGCCCCTAATCCATCAATCACTTATGTGGATTTTACGAATGATACACAAACCGCTTGGCAAGTTAGAGAATTTGGTGGTAATCAGCAAGCCATTCATTTAATTGAATTACAAACGGAACAAATAACGCAAGTAACGTTAACGCAATCCACGCGACCGTTTGTCAATTATTTGTCAACGTTAGCTAACCAAACGGAAAACAGCCAAATTTTATTGCAAGCTCCGGTGACAGTTGGCACAACGTGGACAAATACGGATGGCTCTAGCGGAACAATTACTGCGCTGTACGACGCCATTGATTTAAATGGTCAAACCTACCCCCATGTAGTGGAAGTGACAACTTCAACTTCAGCTGGGGACGAACGTCGCTATTACGGCGCTGACCAAGGTTTGTTGTTAGTTTTATCTGATACCGATTCAATGGTGGTTGATTCAATAACCGATAATGTACAGATTGTTGTATCTTACCCTATTTGGACACCAAACGAGGCGCAAAATCAAACAGCTCTTTTAGTGCCTGCAACAGCTAATTTTAATTGGCAAACGAATTCGAGCGCTGCAAGTATTTTTACCCAACTGTTTAGAAATCAAAATTGGATTGATGATACGGTGTCGATTAACAGTATCCAACTGATGGAAGACGCTGTTACCATTGATTTTACACCAGGTGTTGTAGCGGCTATGAACCGCCATCCTGCCACCGAACAAGGCGTCATTCCTGCCATCGTGACGACAATGAGTGATTTGTTCAATGTGACCAATGTTATCTTAACCGTTAACGGCAACGGCCTCCTACCAGACACCTTACCTTACCCAACAGCTGGTAGTTGGCAAGTCAATCCTGCGTGGCTTTCAGAAACCACCCCATAA
- the rsmG gene encoding 16S rRNA (guanine(527)-N(7))-methyltransferase RsmG produces the protein MTVDEFIQALAEQGIELTEQQLTQFEDYYRLLVEWNQKINLTAITDKEEVYLKHFYDSLMMLWLNPLDNYQIKLCDVGSGAGFPSIPLKIVKPELDVTIIDSLNKRINFLNLLVAELGLTGVQAIHARAEEAGQDPLYRAQFDVTTARAVAPLNVLCEFCLPLTKKGGYFLAMKGQKANQEVAEAQKAITTLGAKIEGQKDAQLPGEESDRSIVIIKKTLDTPNKYPRKAGKPLKQPII, from the coding sequence TTGACGGTTGATGAATTTATTCAAGCTTTAGCTGAACAGGGAATTGAGTTAACTGAACAACAACTTACTCAATTCGAAGACTATTACCGCTTACTCGTTGAGTGGAATCAAAAAATTAATTTAACAGCTATAACGGATAAAGAAGAAGTATATTTAAAACATTTTTATGATAGTTTAATGATGCTATGGTTAAATCCACTCGACAACTATCAAATTAAATTATGTGATGTTGGCTCAGGAGCGGGTTTTCCAAGTATTCCACTTAAAATCGTCAAACCTGAATTAGACGTCACTATTATTGACTCACTCAATAAACGCATTAATTTTTTAAATTTATTAGTAGCAGAATTAGGTTTAACGGGTGTCCAAGCCATTCATGCACGCGCTGAAGAAGCTGGCCAAGATCCCTTGTATAGAGCTCAATTTGATGTAACAACTGCAAGAGCGGTAGCCCCCTTAAATGTTTTATGCGAATTTTGCCTCCCTTTAACCAAAAAAGGCGGCTATTTTTTAGCCATGAAAGGCCAAAAAGCTAACCAAGAAGTGGCGGAAGCTCAAAAGGCCATCACCACCTTAGGGGCCAAAATCGAAGGCCAAAAGGATGCACAATTACCCGGGGAAGAAAGTGACCGTTCGATTGTTATCATTAAAAAAACGTTGGACACCCCTAATAAATACCCCCGTAAAGCAGGCAAGCCACTTAAACAACCTATTATTTAA
- a CDS encoding serine hydrolase encodes MHFIKLTLVTTLCLSMMSQWLPVTASASNWPDITESIITNDEADKKITLAADTALERYDYDAMANLGVENHDLSEHNSLREAIYALMAEYQIDESQVAIAYTNLQTGENIYINEDEQMIVASMYKVPMIAMYIDLINQGVLSWDSQLPYSEDYFQDGAGDITAEAKRDYYSLDELAYQAIVYSDNTASLILYFYYVNNFGSFRTALLDFVDYYDVPDLYYQDNYGSAYIMNEALVKIASNPIYEPLTDLMMQTYPKQLFSLFVNNMATKYGQLDEMLNDSGIYYEDGEPVYTLVLMTRDANYPEIFIGELNLLVNEWSHEYKVANN; translated from the coding sequence ATGCATTTTATTAAATTAACCCTTGTTACGACTTTATGTCTATCAATGATGAGTCAATGGCTACCCGTGACGGCGTCAGCCAGTAATTGGCCCGATATCACAGAAAGCATTATTACAAATGATGAAGCTGATAAAAAAATTACACTGGCTGCTGATACGGCCTTAGAGCGATATGATTATGATGCCATGGCCAATTTGGGCGTTGAAAACCATGATTTAAGTGAACACAATTCTTTACGGGAAGCCATCTATGCTTTAATGGCTGAATACCAAATCGATGAATCCCAAGTGGCTATTGCTTACACCAATCTTCAAACCGGTGAAAATATTTATATTAACGAAGACGAACAAATGATTGTCGCCAGTATGTACAAAGTACCAATGATCGCTATGTATATTGATTTAATTAACCAAGGCGTTTTGTCCTGGGATAGTCAGTTGCCCTATTCGGAAGACTACTTTCAAGATGGTGCTGGTGATATTACCGCTGAAGCAAAACGTGATTATTACTCACTCGATGAATTAGCCTATCAAGCCATTGTCTATTCTGATAACACAGCCTCATTGATTTTATATTTTTATTATGTGAATAACTTTGGTAGCTTTAGAACCGCTTTGCTGGACTTTGTCGACTACTACGATGTTCCTGACCTTTATTATCAAGACAATTATGGATCGGCCTATATTATGAACGAAGCCTTGGTTAAGATCGCTTCTAACCCGATTTATGAACCCTTAACTGATTTGATGATGCAAACATACCCTAAGCAATTGTTTTCATTATTTGTTAATAATATGGCAACCAAGTATGGCCAACTTGATGAAATGCTGAATGATAGCGGCATTTACTATGAAGATGGCGAGCCGGTTTATACCCTTGTATTGATGACCCGCGATGCTAATTATCCCGAGATATTCATTGGCGAGTTGAACCTCTTAGTCAACGAGTGGTCCCATGAATATAAAGTAGCAAACAACTAA
- a CDS encoding C1 family peptidase: MINAELIQRFEANYTSDPTNKAVENAIAKVGMQDASFNNQTLRNHPFVFSNETKKGEITNQKSSGRCWMFAALNTARVDSLTKLNVETFEFSQNYPFFWDKLERSNYFLNSIIETVAEPLEGRLVQHLLFDPISDGGQWDMFAGLLRKYGAVPKSVMPETHHSSNSGALNQFLTSKLREFAKTLRDAAAAGATAEELEAKKEDMLYFVYNTLVKALGMPPTAFTYEYRDRDKQYHRIENITPQAFFQQYVGWDLENIVSLINAPTQDKPYGRSYTVKYLGTVLEEKPINYINVPNDVLKAAAIASIKNNDPVWFGCDVGKISDRKSGIMDMDLYQYDLTLGQPTQLDKAARLDYGDSLLTHAMVLVGVDLDNDGKAINWKVENSWGKDVGDNGIFSMSDAWFDQYTYQIAVDKKYIPQEWLKALEQPVIELEPWDPMGALANVQ; the protein is encoded by the coding sequence ATGATAAACGCGGAACTCATTCAACGCTTTGAGGCCAATTATACGAGTGATCCAACCAACAAGGCGGTTGAAAACGCGATTGCCAAAGTGGGCATGCAAGATGCATCATTTAACAATCAAACGCTACGCAACCACCCGTTTGTTTTCTCAAATGAAACAAAGAAAGGTGAAATAACGAATCAAAAATCGAGTGGACGCTGCTGGATGTTTGCAGCCCTTAACACAGCTAGAGTTGACTCACTGACGAAATTAAATGTTGAGACCTTTGAGTTCTCACAAAACTATCCTTTCTTTTGGGATAAATTGGAACGCTCAAACTATTTCCTCAATAGTATCATCGAAACCGTGGCTGAGCCTTTGGAAGGACGTCTGGTCCAACATTTATTATTTGATCCGATTTCCGATGGGGGTCAATGGGATATGTTTGCTGGATTACTCCGCAAGTATGGGGCAGTGCCAAAATCAGTCATGCCAGAAACGCATCATTCATCGAACTCAGGCGCTTTAAACCAATTTTTAACGTCAAAATTACGTGAGTTTGCTAAAACCTTACGTGACGCAGCGGCAGCAGGTGCGACCGCCGAAGAGCTTGAAGCCAAAAAAGAAGACATGCTATATTTTGTTTACAATACATTAGTCAAAGCCCTCGGGATGCCACCAACCGCCTTCACTTATGAATACCGTGACCGTGATAAACAATATCACCGGATTGAAAACATAACTCCACAAGCCTTTTTCCAACAATATGTAGGCTGGGATTTAGAAAATATTGTCAGCTTAATCAATGCCCCAACCCAAGACAAACCCTATGGCAGAAGCTATACCGTTAAATATTTAGGAACCGTCTTGGAAGAAAAACCGATTAACTACATTAATGTCCCGAATGACGTTTTAAAAGCAGCTGCGATTGCTTCGATTAAAAACAACGACCCGGTATGGTTTGGTTGCGATGTCGGCAAAATCTCTGACCGTAAATCAGGGATTATGGATATGGATTTATACCAATACGACCTGACCCTTGGTCAACCAACCCAACTCGATAAAGCAGCCCGCCTGGATTATGGTGACAGTCTCCTAACACATGCCATGGTGCTTGTTGGGGTTGACCTTGACAACGACGGTAAGGCCATCAACTGGAAAGTAGAAAACAGCTGGGGGAAAGACGTTGGAGATAACGGTATTTTCTCAATGTCCGACGCTTGGTTTGACCAATACACCTACCAAATCGCTGTTGACAAAAAGTACATTCCTCAAGAATGGCTCAAAGCCCTTGAACAACCCGTGATCGAATTAGAACCCTGGGATCCAATGGGTGCCCTAGCTAACGTTCAATAA
- the mnmG gene encoding tRNA uridine-5-carboxymethylaminomethyl(34) synthesis enzyme MnmG, producing the protein MQTYEAGNYDVIVVGAGHAGSEAALASARLGSKTLLITMNLEMVAFMPCNPSIGGPAKGVVVREIDALGGEMGKNIDRTYIQMRLLNTGKGPAVQALRAQADKQLYASSMKKVLEETPGLDLKQGVVERLVIDEEGQCRGVVTATGAVYSAQAVVLTAGTSSRGKIIIGELSYASGPNNTLPSVKLSENLMELGLELVRFKTGTPPRIHRNSVDYELTEEQPGDEKPNHFSFLTEDDDYRSDSVSCWLTHTNPTTHEIIQENLHRAPMFSGMVEGVGARYCPSIEDKIVRFSDKPRHQVFIEPEGLSTDEMYVQGLSTSMPEDVQLKIIRSVPGMEHAELMRPGYAIEYDVVVPHQLKLTLEVKSIPGLFTAGQMNGTSGYEEAAGQGIIAGINAARQAQGKEPLVLKRSEAYIGVMIDDLVTKGTTEPYRLLTSRAEYRLLLRHDNADLRLTELGHELGLVDENRYNKYLAKQEKVQSELGRLSKVRLTPNTEGLTDLFNRVHSTPLKDGILAIDLLKRPEIHYDDLIALIPREEGDALNRVEAEQVEIQIKYDGYIKKAIQKVDKVKSMEEKHIPEDIDYDAVDSLANEARERLKLIQPSTLGQASRVSGVNPADIAILSVYIQQGRIARVGDK; encoded by the coding sequence ATGCAAACATATGAAGCAGGCAATTATGATGTGATTGTCGTTGGTGCTGGACACGCAGGCTCTGAAGCCGCTCTAGCATCCGCCCGTCTCGGCAGTAAAACCCTACTAATTACCATGAATCTTGAAATGGTCGCCTTTATGCCCTGTAACCCATCCATCGGTGGTCCCGCTAAAGGGGTTGTCGTCCGTGAAATTGACGCCTTAGGGGGTGAAATGGGTAAAAATATTGACCGCACCTATATCCAAATGCGGTTGTTAAATACCGGAAAAGGTCCAGCAGTCCAAGCCCTAAGAGCGCAAGCGGATAAACAACTCTATGCTTCTTCTATGAAAAAAGTCTTAGAAGAAACCCCAGGTTTAGATTTAAAACAAGGGGTCGTTGAACGACTTGTGATTGACGAAGAGGGTCAGTGCCGAGGTGTTGTGACTGCAACTGGTGCTGTATACTCAGCTCAAGCCGTTGTTTTAACAGCGGGGACGTCGTCACGCGGTAAAATTATTATTGGTGAATTAAGTTATGCCTCTGGTCCTAATAACACCTTACCTTCAGTGAAGTTATCAGAAAACTTAATGGAGCTTGGTTTGGAGTTGGTCCGTTTCAAAACAGGAACCCCTCCACGGATTCATCGCAATTCCGTCGATTATGAACTGACAGAAGAACAACCAGGGGATGAAAAACCCAATCATTTTTCATTTTTAACGGAAGATGACGACTACCGCTCTGATAGTGTCTCATGCTGGTTAACCCATACTAATCCGACGACCCATGAAATTATTCAAGAAAACTTACATCGCGCCCCAATGTTTTCAGGTATGGTTGAAGGGGTAGGTGCTCGTTACTGCCCGTCTATTGAAGATAAAATTGTTCGTTTTAGTGACAAACCACGCCATCAAGTATTTATTGAACCGGAAGGTTTATCAACGGATGAAATGTATGTTCAAGGCTTATCCACCTCAATGCCTGAAGATGTTCAACTGAAAATCATCCGTAGTGTACCAGGTATGGAACATGCCGAATTGATGCGTCCAGGTTATGCCATTGAATATGACGTGGTTGTGCCCCATCAATTGAAATTAACTTTAGAAGTGAAGTCTATTCCAGGTCTATTCACCGCCGGCCAAATGAACGGAACTAGCGGCTATGAAGAAGCTGCCGGTCAAGGAATCATTGCTGGTATCAACGCTGCCCGCCAAGCTCAAGGCAAAGAACCGTTAGTCTTGAAACGTAGCGAAGCCTATATTGGGGTCATGATTGATGATTTGGTGACGAAAGGAACCACGGAACCCTACCGCTTATTAACTTCACGAGCGGAATACCGCCTCTTGTTGCGTCACGACAATGCTGATTTGCGTTTAACCGAACTCGGCCACGAACTCGGCCTCGTCGATGAAAACCGTTATAATAAATATCTGGCTAAACAAGAAAAAGTTCAAAGTGAGTTAGGCCGTTTATCTAAAGTTCGCTTAACACCGAATACCGAAGGGTTAACCGACTTATTTAATCGTGTGCATTCAACGCCTTTAAAAGATGGGATCTTAGCCATTGATTTATTGAAGCGTCCAGAAATTCATTACGATGATCTCATTGCTTTGATTCCGCGTGAGGAGGGGGATGCCTTAAACCGTGTGGAAGCAGAACAAGTTGAAATCCAAATTAAATACGACGGATACATTAAGAAAGCTATCCAAAAGGTAGACAAAGTAAAATCGATGGAAGAAAAACATATTCCGGAAGATATCGACTATGACGCCGTTGATTCATTAGCGAACGAAGCCCGTGAACGCTTGAAACTGATTCAACCAAGCACCTTGGGACAAGCGAGCCGTGTCAGTGGTGTTAATCCAGCTGACATCGCTATATTATCCGTCTATATCCAACAAGGCCGTATTGCACGGGTTGGGGATAAGTAG
- a CDS encoding NUDIX hydrolase, with translation MVQLATMCYLDNGKQYLMLKRDKKANDIHENKWVSVGGKFEAGETPEACAIREIKEETGLTATKLDLKGIITFPNFTQNDIDWYCFVYVVTEFEGELIPVCDEGTLNWVDYADILNKPTWEGDYIFLDWLLNDAPFFSAEFTYINNVLTHHDVIFYDNK, from the coding sequence ATGGTACAATTAGCCACCATGTGTTATTTGGACAATGGTAAGCAATATCTCATGTTAAAACGCGACAAAAAGGCCAACGATATCCATGAAAATAAATGGGTGAGTGTCGGCGGCAAGTTTGAAGCTGGTGAAACGCCTGAAGCCTGTGCCATTCGCGAGATTAAAGAGGAAACGGGCTTAACCGCCACGAAATTAGATCTTAAGGGAATTATTACTTTCCCCAATTTTACCCAAAATGACATTGACTGGTACTGCTTTGTTTATGTTGTCACTGAATTTGAGGGGGAGCTGATTCCCGTTTGCGACGAAGGCACCCTGAATTGGGTGGATTACGCCGATATTTTAAACAAACCCACTTGGGAAGGCGACTACATCTTTTTAGATTGGCTTTTGAATGATGCGCCCTTCTTTTCTGCCGAATTTACCTATATTAACAATGTATTAACCCATCACGACGTTATTTTTTATGATAATAAATAA
- a CDS encoding alpha/beta fold hydrolase, with protein MAYFSHQGVNLYYEIKGNPHSDKVVAFFNGVMANTNSWNLVIDIFRKLDFKILCHDFRGQLQSDKPDGPYTFDLHAEDAKALFDYLEMDQVHIVGTSYGSEVGMRFAMLYPETVASLAVIDGVSELDEVLKSFIYNWECLLELEDGEKFFKAMAPSIYGNRFMEENADMLEERAQALKKVDPSYFRGQKILYETFKNDVTMTDRLHTIQAPTLVVCGQDDLLKRPKFSQIIADHIPHSEYYLLPDCGHVAIFEKPEELKTLLAGFIIKNL; from the coding sequence GTGGCTTATTTTTCACATCAAGGGGTTAACTTATATTATGAAATTAAAGGGAATCCCCATTCAGATAAAGTAGTGGCTTTTTTCAATGGCGTGATGGCGAATACGAATTCTTGGAATTTAGTGATTGATATTTTTAGAAAATTAGATTTCAAAATTCTGTGTCATGATTTTAGAGGGCAACTGCAATCGGATAAACCGGATGGCCCCTATACCTTTGATCTTCATGCCGAGGATGCTAAAGCTTTATTTGATTATTTAGAAATGGATCAGGTTCATATTGTTGGCACTTCCTATGGTTCAGAGGTCGGTATGCGTTTTGCCATGCTATATCCTGAAACGGTCGCAAGTCTTGCGGTCATTGATGGTGTCAGTGAATTAGATGAGGTTTTGAAGAGCTTTATTTATAATTGGGAATGTCTTCTGGAGTTGGAGGATGGCGAGAAGTTTTTCAAGGCAATGGCACCGAGTATTTATGGCAATCGCTTTATGGAAGAAAATGCTGACATGCTTGAAGAGAGAGCACAGGCTTTGAAGAAGGTTGATCCGAGTTATTTTAGGGGTCAAAAAATCCTATATGAAACATTCAAAAACGATGTGACGATGACTGACCGCTTGCATACCATTCAAGCACCCACATTAGTTGTGTGTGGACAAGATGATTTATTAAAGCGACCGAAGTTTTCCCAAATTATTGCCGATCATATTCCTCATTCTGAGTATTATCTACTCCCTGATTGTGGTCATGTGGCGATTTTTGAAAAGCCTGAAGAACTAAAAACATTGTTAGCGGGTTTTATCATTAAAAACCTCTAG
- the mnmE gene encoding tRNA uridine-5-carboxymethylaminomethyl(34) synthesis GTPase MnmE, translated as MYQNDTIAAISTALGEGAIGIVRLSGPEAIPMANKVFKGKNLANVPTHTIHYGHVIDPKTNQVIDEVMTSVMKGPRSYTMENIVEINCHGGIIAVQRTLEVVLDQGARMAEPGEFTKRAFLNGRIDLSQAEAVMDLIQAKTDKAMNASMNQLQGSLSNKISALREEMLQTLAQVEVTIDYPEYDDVEEMSLTQLRETAESVKGQIQQLLQQASQGKLFREGINTAIIGRPNVGKSSLLNFLSGIDKAIVTDIAGTTRDTIEEFINIRGVPLKLIDTAGIRQTDELVEQIGVEKSRQVMEKADLVILILNQAQALNETDIELLELTKNQQRIILLNKSDLEPVLDREKLAEYCDDDSIIATSITEESGLDQLEAMIEKRFFGGQLQSADVNYLLNTRHTQLLKQAIEALDEVIQATEMALPVDLIQIDYTRAWDLLGEITGESVQDELLNKLFSQFCLGK; from the coding sequence ATGTACCAAAATGATACAATTGCAGCAATTTCGACGGCTTTAGGTGAAGGCGCCATCGGTATTGTCCGTTTAAGTGGTCCTGAGGCGATTCCAATGGCAAACAAGGTATTTAAAGGAAAAAATTTAGCGAATGTACCGACACATACCATTCATTACGGGCATGTTATCGACCCTAAAACGAACCAAGTGATTGACGAGGTCATGACCAGTGTTATGAAGGGACCCCGTTCCTATACGATGGAAAATATCGTTGAAATTAACTGCCATGGTGGGATTATCGCTGTTCAGCGGACACTTGAAGTGGTTTTAGATCAAGGCGCACGCATGGCGGAACCGGGGGAATTTACTAAAAGGGCTTTTCTCAATGGCCGGATTGATTTGTCGCAAGCTGAAGCTGTGATGGACTTAATTCAAGCCAAAACGGATAAAGCGATGAATGCCTCAATGAATCAACTGCAAGGAAGCTTATCAAATAAAATAAGCGCATTAAGAGAAGAAATGCTACAAACCTTAGCGCAAGTGGAAGTGACCATTGACTATCCCGAATACGATGATGTGGAAGAGATGTCTTTGACGCAGTTGAGAGAAACAGCTGAATCGGTTAAAGGCCAAATCCAACAGCTTTTGCAGCAAGCTTCGCAAGGAAAATTATTTCGTGAAGGTATTAATACAGCCATTATCGGTCGGCCGAATGTTGGGAAATCGAGTTTACTGAATTTTCTATCGGGGATTGATAAGGCCATTGTAACGGATATCGCAGGCACCACCCGCGACACGATTGAGGAATTTATTAATATTCGGGGGGTACCCTTGAAATTAATTGATACGGCTGGGATTCGTCAAACGGATGAATTGGTCGAGCAAATCGGTGTTGAAAAAAGCCGCCAAGTGATGGAAAAGGCAGATTTGGTCATATTAATTTTAAATCAAGCCCAAGCTTTAAATGAAACGGATATTGAACTTTTAGAGTTAACCAAAAATCAACAACGAATTATTTTATTAAACAAATCCGACTTAGAGCCTGTTTTGGACCGCGAAAAATTAGCTGAGTATTGTGATGATGATAGCATTATTGCGACATCTATTACTGAGGAATCGGGTCTAGACCAACTGGAAGCCATGATTGAAAAACGTTTCTTTGGTGGGCAACTGCAATCAGCGGATGTGAATTATTTATTAAATACACGACACACGCAGTTGTTAAAACAAGCCATTGAAGCTCTGGATGAAGTGATTCAAGCCACTGAAATGGCTCTACCGGTCGATTTAATTCAAATTGACTACACCCGTGCCTGGGATTTACTCGGTGAAATTACCGGTGAAAGTGTTCAAGATGAACTGTTAAACAAACTCTTTAGTCAATTTTGTTTAGGAAAATAG